The following coding sequences lie in one Synechococcus sp. CC9902 genomic window:
- a CDS encoding NAD(P)H-quinone oxidoreductase subunit N encodes MPEMGALLLATQAMAAPGELLNLSLNASAVLPEGAVLLAMIATLLVDLAGEKVAARWVPPICYIGLGSALVLLALQWNAPLEPSFLGAFLADNLAVAFRAVIATSTLLSLLISWRYAEKSGTPVGEYAAILLAATLGAMLLCGATDLVSIFISLETLSVASYLLSGYMKRDARSSEAALKYLLVGSAAAAVFLYGASLLYGLSGSTSLEVIGVALQTSTTPIAALSLVFVLATVAFKIAAVPFHQWTPDVYEGSPTPVVAFLSVGSKAAGFALALRILVGCFGAFDDQWKLLFTVLAVLSMTLGNVVALAQTSMKRMLAYSSIGQAGFVMIGMVCGTEDGFAAMVLYMAAYLFMNLGAFACIILFSIRTGSDRISDYAGLYQKDPLITLGLSLCLLSLGGIPPMLGFFGKIYLFFAGWANHEYLLVVVGLITSVISIYYYISVIKMMVVKEPHEASDVVKNYPDVDWSLMGMQPLRVALIGCVGVTAIGGILSNPLFQWANEAVAETPLLQQAIALVGERGLG; translated from the coding sequence ATGCCCGAGATGGGTGCTCTTCTCCTCGCCACCCAGGCCATGGCCGCCCCTGGTGAGTTGCTGAATCTTTCCTTGAACGCCTCGGCAGTCCTGCCGGAAGGGGCCGTTCTGCTGGCGATGATCGCCACGCTGTTGGTGGATCTCGCCGGCGAAAAGGTAGCTGCACGCTGGGTTCCGCCGATTTGCTACATCGGGCTAGGCAGCGCTCTCGTCCTACTGGCACTCCAATGGAATGCCCCCCTGGAACCTTCTTTCCTCGGGGCGTTTTTAGCGGACAACCTCGCCGTTGCTTTCCGCGCAGTCATTGCCACATCAACGCTGCTGTCACTACTGATCAGTTGGCGATATGCCGAAAAGAGCGGAACGCCTGTCGGCGAATACGCCGCGATTCTTTTAGCCGCGACTCTCGGGGCGATGCTCCTTTGCGGGGCAACGGATCTGGTCAGCATCTTTATCTCGCTGGAGACCCTCTCTGTCGCGAGTTACCTGCTGTCGGGATACATGAAACGCGATGCCCGCAGCTCTGAAGCGGCGCTCAAATATCTCTTGGTGGGCTCAGCAGCAGCAGCAGTATTTCTTTACGGAGCCTCGCTGCTGTACGGCCTCAGCGGCAGCACCAGCCTCGAAGTGATTGGCGTCGCCTTACAAACCAGCACCACGCCGATAGCGGCTTTGTCTTTGGTTTTTGTGCTGGCGACCGTGGCCTTCAAAATCGCAGCCGTCCCGTTTCACCAATGGACTCCCGACGTCTACGAAGGGTCACCCACTCCAGTGGTGGCCTTTCTATCGGTGGGCTCGAAAGCCGCAGGATTCGCACTGGCCTTGCGCATTTTGGTGGGCTGTTTTGGAGCCTTCGACGACCAGTGGAAGTTGCTGTTCACGGTCCTCGCCGTGCTGAGCATGACTTTGGGCAACGTCGTCGCGCTTGCACAGACGTCGATGAAGCGAATGCTGGCTTACAGCTCGATTGGCCAAGCCGGGTTCGTCATGATCGGAATGGTGTGCGGAACCGAAGATGGTTTCGCTGCCATGGTTTTGTATATGGCCGCTTATTTATTCATGAACCTTGGTGCATTTGCATGCATCATCCTGTTCTCGATTCGTACTGGTAGCGATCGAATTTCTGATTATGCAGGCCTCTATCAAAAAGATCCTCTCATTACACTTGGCCTGAGTCTTTGCTTGCTATCACTGGGAGGAATCCCTCCGATGCTGGGATTCTTTGGAAAAATCTATCTCTTCTTTGCCGGCTGGGCTAATCACGAATACTTGCTCGTAGTTGTCGGGTTGATTACATCAGTTATCTCCATTTACTACTACATCTCTGTGATCAAGATGATGGTTGTGAAGGAGCCCCATGAAGCATCTGATGTTGTCAAAAACTATCCAGATGTCGATTGGTCCCTCATGGGAATGCAGCCTCTCCGCGTTGCTCTGATCGGTTGTGTTGGCGTTACCGCCATTGGTGGAATCCTCTCCAATCCACTTTTTCAATGGGCAAACGAAGCTGTCGCTGAAACACCGTTGCTCCAACAAGCCATCGCCCTAGTCGGAGAGAGAGGTCTTGGTTGA
- a CDS encoding ABC transporter ATP-binding protein: MVEADPKPIAELSGVSKIYGSGDLAVKALDQLDLVIREGDYLAVMGASGSGKSTAMNILGCLDRPTQGSYRLNDMAIDQLDDDALAEVRNRSLGFVFQQFHLLPNATAMDNVMLPMIYAGIEPEERRARARSALERVGLGQRLDNRPNQLSGGQQQRVAIARAIINQPSLLLADEPTGALDSQTTREVLELFDELHQQGITLVLVTHEDDVAARARQIARFQDGRILEINQSDGGLDHSEVDQSAGAI; encoded by the coding sequence TTGGTTGAGGCTGATCCCAAACCGATTGCTGAACTAAGCGGTGTCAGCAAAATTTATGGATCTGGCGACTTAGCCGTTAAAGCGCTTGATCAGCTCGACCTTGTTATTCGAGAAGGTGACTACCTGGCCGTAATGGGTGCCAGTGGATCCGGAAAGAGCACGGCGATGAATATTCTCGGCTGCCTCGACCGACCCACTCAAGGGAGTTATCGCCTTAATGACATGGCGATTGATCAACTGGATGACGATGCTTTAGCTGAAGTTCGAAACCGGTCATTGGGTTTTGTTTTTCAGCAGTTCCATCTCCTTCCCAATGCAACGGCCATGGACAACGTGATGTTGCCGATGATCTACGCCGGAATCGAACCGGAAGAGCGACGGGCAAGGGCACGATCCGCACTCGAGAGGGTTGGACTAGGGCAACGCTTAGACAACCGGCCAAACCAACTTTCGGGAGGCCAGCAGCAACGGGTAGCTATCGCACGGGCGATTATTAATCAGCCAAGCTTGCTCTTGGCCGATGAGCCAACGGGCGCCCTTGATTCCCAAACCACAAGAGAAGTTCTGGAATTATTCGACGAGCTGCATCAACAGGGAATCACCCTTGTACTCGTCACCCACGAAGACGACGTAGCTGCCCGAGCACGACAAATCGCTCGCTTTCAGGATGGTCGCATCCTTGAAATCAACCAATCCGATGGAGGTTTAGATCACTCCGAGGTCGATCAATCCGCGGGGGCAATCTGA
- a CDS encoding response regulator transcription factor, with translation MQKSNGVLAVAIVEDDPRIQQLLLAEIQDEGHNGVIFNSAEEFLENSSAQSFDLVLLDLMLPGIDGLACLTRIQDKAVHASPPRVVIMTALNDATKKQEALMNGAEDYVIKPDLFERLPELLHPAQRG, from the coding sequence ATGCAGAAATCGAATGGTGTACTTGCCGTAGCGATCGTTGAAGACGATCCCCGTATTCAACAACTGTTGCTTGCCGAAATCCAAGACGAAGGACACAACGGGGTGATCTTCAACTCAGCCGAAGAATTTCTAGAGAACTCCAGTGCTCAATCGTTTGATCTTGTTTTGCTTGATTTGATGCTCCCTGGCATCGATGGACTGGCTTGCTTAACAAGAATTCAAGACAAAGCCGTTCATGCATCACCGCCTCGCGTGGTGATCATGACAGCTCTCAATGACGCGACAAAAAAGCAGGAAGCTCTAATGAACGGCGCCGAAGATTACGTCATCAAACCTGATCTTTTTGAGCGTTTACCGGAACTTCTCCATCCCGCGCAGCGGGGCTAA